The following are encoded in a window of Sminthopsis crassicaudata isolate SCR6 chromosome 3, ASM4859323v1, whole genome shotgun sequence genomic DNA:
- the CITED4 gene encoding cbp/p300-interacting transactivator 4, producing MTDPLMLPLSHGVPGLQAHRVGVANLPTGPHVFRSLPPAADGFPHPYSGAGLENGDLRLRASSAVQLGSQPSGPGTLMYPGQPGPFSGPPRQPQLSASLHRQKLHPFYQGHPAGCALGPSTPRCWPGPMGPDLAPPALTLSCVDAELIDEETLTSLEQELGLDRVQELPELFLGQNEFDCLWDFGGKQQAGAVSC from the coding sequence ATGACGGATCCCCTGATGCTCCCCCTGAGCCACGGAGTTCCAGGGCTGCAGGCTCACCGCGTGGGGGTGGCAAATCTGCCCACCGGCCCCCATGTATTCCGGAGTCTACCCCCAGCTGCCGACGGCTTCCCGCACCCTTATTCTGGGGCCGGCCTTGAGAACGGGGACCTGCGCCTCCGGGCCAGCTCAGCTGTCCAGCTGGGATCCCAGCCGTCTGGACCCGGGACCCTGATGTACCCGGGTCAGCCCGGCCCCTTCTCGGGCCCCCCGCGGCAGCCGCAGCTCTCAGCCAGCCTGCATAGGCAGAAACTCCACCCGTTCTACCAGGGCCACCCTGCCGGGTGTGCCCTGGGTCCGAGCACTCCGCGGTGCTGGCCCGGACCTATGGGTCCAGACCTGGCTCCCCCCGCGCTGACCTTGAGCTGCGTGGACGCCGAGCTCATCGACGAGGAGACGCTGACTTCTCTGGAACAGGAGCTGGGGCTGGACCGCGTGCAAGAGTTGCCCGAGCTCTTCCTGGGACAGAATGAGTTCGACTGCCTCTGGGACTTTGGGGGCAAACAGCAAGCCGGAGCCGTGAGCTGCTGA